GAGAACTGGTAGGATAGTTACTCAGCCTTAGGCTCAGGCTCTTCTCCTGCAGCTTCAggggctgcttcttcttctttttttccttctccttcttctccctCGGGAACCACGGCCTCATCTTCAGGTTTGTGGTCATCATGAGGAGGAGAAGAGGCACCAGAAGAGGCGGATCGGCGGTGGTTAGCAGCAGCTTGATGGACGTTATTGTAACTTCCTTTCTCGAGAAAGAGCTGGTTGAAATGAACTTTACAGTAGAGGACGCCGTTGAGAGAAGCGTACGAAGAGTGAGTCAAAGGACAACCACTGTGTGCACACTTGAAGCAAGTCTTGTGGAAACATTCTCCTTCCATTGTTACTTTCTCAAGTGGATAAACGGTTTTCTGACAAGTCGCACACTTGTCTTGTGTTCCACTGAAGAATGAAGATAACTTGCTTGGAGCTCGAGTCTTGCAGATTCAAATGAAATAATTAGATTAAAGATTAAAGAAAcatgcaaaataaaaaatagttataagtTCATTACTAGCTGATCATTCGTCTTGTCTGTCTTTCCTCCTGTTGTATATTAAATAACGTTAGCACAGACAAATGAAAAAACATTCGAAAACAGAACAAGGAAGAGATAAACTAAAGAGACCTGTGTGAAGACTCTTGACAGATTCTTTAAAAAGCTGCTCAAAGTGACGCTTGCAGTAAAGAACTCCATCCATTGATGAGTAGTTACTTATCTGTTGAGAAAAGAGTTTCAAAGCATTCTCGAAATAGGGTAACAATgaagaaataaagaagaagaagaagaagaagacatataCCACGAGAGAGCCATTGCAATGGCTGCATCTGAAGCAGTTTTTGTGATAA
The window above is part of the Brassica napus cultivar Da-Ae chromosome C3, Da-Ae, whole genome shotgun sequence genome. Proteins encoded here:
- the LOC106429591 gene encoding LIM domain-containing protein PLIM2a-like, with the translated sequence MKRKKQKLILFLYSPRCLTPETTQKIEKMSFTGTLDKCKACDKTVYVMDLLTLEGNTYHKNCFRCSHCNGSLVISNYSSMDGVLYCKRHFEQLFKESVKSLHTGGKTDKTNDQLTRAPSKLSSFFSGTQDKCATCQKTVYPLEKVTMEGECFHKTCFKCAHSGCPLTHSSYASLNGVLYCKVHFNQLFLEKGSYNNVHQAAANHRRSASSGASSPPHDDHKPEDEAVVPEGEEGEGKKEEEAAPEAAGEEPEPKAE